CCCATCTGCGCATGCTGATCGAGCAAACCCTGGAAGATCTGCAAGATGAGGGCGTGGAATTGCTGACCGCCGGCAATGGCGAAGAAGCGCTGGAGACGATCAAGGCAGAAAAGCCCGACCTCGTCTTCCTCGATGTGATGATGCCGAAGATGAGCGGGTTCGACGTGTGCCAGGCGGTCAAAAAAGAATTGAAGCTCGAGGGTATTCACATCGTTTTGCTGACCGCGAAAGGCCAGGAGTTTGACAAACACAAAGGGCAGGAAGTCGGCGCCGATCTCTACATGACCAAACCGTTCGACCCGGATGCGCTGCTGGCGAAAGCCAAAGAGGTGCTTGGCATATGATGGCATTTAGCCCCGGCAGAAGAAACAATCTCGACACGGCGGAATCGTCTCAGACGACACGCCAGTTTTTTCAACCCCTGTAGAAAAACCTGTGAATCAAAACCGAGAGTGCGAATGGCTCGCGTAAATCTCAAAAATCTTGTTGGCAAGAAAAAGGAAGCCGCGCCCGTGCTCGCCCGTCTCATGGAGGCCATCGGCGCGCCGCTTGCCATCACGGATACAGAAGGTCAGTTGCTGCTCGGAGAAGGCCTGGCAAGTTCTCCGGCAAAATTCCCGGTGCACTGCGACGGTGAAATTCTCGGATGGGTGACCGGCAACGAAAAAGCCGAGGCCGTGGCAAGCCTGCTGAGCTACCTTGCCGGCAAGGAAAGCGAGAAGAAAACCCTCGGGAACGAAGTACTCGGCTTGTATCGTGAAACCAATTTAATCTATAGTTTTTCCGAGAAACTTGCGGTCTCGCTCGAGGTCTCTGCCATCGCGGGCGCAACGCTCGAGCAGGCGCGCCAGCTCATCAAAGCGAGCGGCGGTTCCGTTATGTTGCTGAACGAAGAGCAGCGCAGGCTCGACAGCGTTGCCGCATTCGGCCACGGCATCGTTGCAGCCAACGGCCGCAAGCTGGGTGAAGGCATCGTGGGAAGTATTGCCGCGACCGGTAACGCTGAAATCGTCAATGAGGTGAACTCGGATCCGCGAGCGGATGACAACGAAAACGCCATCAGCTCTTTGATTTGTGCACCCCTGAAAGTGAAAGAACAGGTCAAAGGCGTGCTCATTTTGGTGAGTGAGGCCCCCACGGCCTATACGGCGGGAGAGTTGAAATTGCTGATTTCCGTCGCCGCGCAAGCGACGCTGGCGGTGGAAAACGCTTTATTGCACGAAAAAATGGTGCGCGAAGCGACGCGTAAAATCGAAGAACGTCGCCGCGAGCTTGAAATCGCGGTGCAGGAAAGAACCGCAGAGCTGGCGACGCAAAAAGAGAACGTCGAACTGCTCAGCGAGATCGGCAAAGAGATCACGGCGTCACTGGACGTGGACACGATTTTTTACAAGCTGTACGAGCACGTCAATCAATTGGTGGACGCGGCGATTTTTGGCGTCGGCATTTTTGACCCCGAGCAGGAACAAATCGAGTATCGCCTGGCGATTGAAAACGGCAAGCGCTATGCGCCCTACACGCGCGCCATGAGCGACAAAAATCAATTGCCGGTATGGTGCATTGAAAACCGGCAGCCGGTTTTTATCAATGATGTGACACAAGAATACAACAAATATGTCGGCGCCTTCCGTTCGGCAAATGTGAATGGCGCGCTGCTGGAAGATGGCACACGTCCGGAAGAGCCTTATTC
This genomic interval from Cytophagia bacterium CHB2 contains the following:
- a CDS encoding GAF domain-containing protein; this encodes MARVNLKNLVGKKKEAAPVLARLMEAIGAPLAITDTEGQLLLGEGLASSPAKFPVHCDGEILGWVTGNEKAEAVASLLSYLAGKESEKKTLGNEVLGLYRETNLIYSFSEKLAVSLEVSAIAGATLEQARQLIKASGGSVMLLNEEQRRLDSVAAFGHGIVAANGRKLGEGIVGSIAATGNAEIVNEVNSDPRADDNENAISSLICAPLKVKEQVKGVLILVSEAPTAYTAGELKLLISVAAQATLAVENALLHEKMVREATRKIEERRRELEIAVQERTAELATQKENVELLSEIGKEITASLDVDTIFYKLYEHVNQLVDAAIFGVGIFDPEQEQIEYRLAIENGKRYAPYTRAMSDKNQLPVWCIENRQPVFINDVTQEYNKYVGAFRSANVNGALLEDGTRPEEPYSIIYLPLISQEKVLGVIAIQSFRKNAYTEYHLNLLQNLAAYTSIALDNADAYRRLDATLQNLKTTQQQLVTQAKLASLGQLTAGIAHEIKNPLNFVNNFAALSIDLAKELNETLASNADKKISELMGEIEDILAMLQQNAEKINHHGKRADNIVKSMMDHARGSSHEREPVEVNRLLDEAVNLVYHGMRANDATFNVTIEKELDASIGKLDVVPQDMSRVFLNIVNNACYAAQQKKKEKPVAFSPILSVATKNLGDKVEIRIRDNGNGIPPDIREKIFNPFFTTKPTGQGTGLGLSISHDIIVQEHHGEIAVETEEGKFTEFVVRLPRSQGERC
- a CDS encoding response regulator, which translates into the protein MNHKILIVDDEAHLRMLIEQTLEDLQDEGVELLTAGNGEEALETIKAEKPDLVFLDVMMPKMSGFDVCQAVKKELKLEGIHIVLLTAKGQEFDKHKGQEVGADLYMTKPFDPDALLAKAKEVLGI